The DNA segment GGCGGGGCGGTCCGCAGACTTTCAACGGGGGCGCACGGCCCGCCCGGGTGACCCCGGGCGGGCTGTTCGTATACCGATGATCACTCTCGGTTGGACGAGGTAGCGAACGGAACGTACCGTCGGCTGAGTTTGGTACCCCGACGAAGAGGATCCCCCTGATGCGACGCGCCATCCTGGCCGCGCTCGCCGGCGGCGTCATGCTGACCGGCGCCGCCTGTGAGAGCGATGCGGACACCAGCGAGATCGCGGCGCCGGCCGCCGTCACCGCTTCGGCCGCTCCGGCCACCACCGAGCCGGCCCCCGACTACTCGGAGAACACCGAGAAGGTCTGCGGCGAGCTGGACAAGGTGTTCACCGCGGACCTCGGCGACTTCGGCACCGAGCTCGGCAAGATGATCGCCCACAAGGAGGCGAAGCAGACCGACGAGGCGAAGAAGGCCGAGAAGGCGGCGGCCGCCGAGCTGAAGTCGGTCGGCAGCCAGATCCGCAAGGAGACCGAGGGCGCGGAGAACCCCGAGCTCAAGGAGGCCGGCGACACCTCGGCCACCAAGATCGAGAAGAGCGCGAAGGACCGCGACTACATCGAGAAGATCAAGACCACGAAGGACCTGGACAAGACCCTGAAGACCCAGCTGGCCGAGTGGCTCAGCCCGGTCGCGGGTTACTGCCCCAGCTGACGGTGAGGGCCCGCGAGGGCCCGTACCTCAGCGCTTGCCGATGCTCAGGACCGGCTTCGTGACCTCGGCGAAGAAGTCGTTGCCCTTGTCGTCGACGACGATGAAGGCCGGGAAGTCCTCCACCTCGATCTTCCAGACCGCCTCCATGCCGAGCTCCGGGAACTCGAGCACCTCGACGTGCCGGATGCAGTCCTGGGCCAGGCGGGCGGCCGGGCCGCCGATCGAGCCGAGGTAGAAGCCGCCGTACGACTTGCAGGCGTCGGTCACCTGCTGCGAGCGGTTGCCCTTCGCCAGCATCACCATCGAGCCGCCGGCCGCCTGGAACTTCTCCACGTAGGAGTCCATGCGCCCGGCGGTGGTCGGTCCGAACGAGCCGGAAGCGTACCCCTCAGGGGTCTTGGCCGGACCGGCGTAGTAGACCGCGTGGTCGCGCATGTACTGCGGCATCGGCTCGCCGGCGTCCAGCCGCTCGGCGATCTTCGCGTGCGCGATGTCCCGGGCCACGACGAGCGATCCCGTCAGGGAGAGCCGCGTCTTGACCGGGTACTTGCTCAGCTCGGCACGGATCTCCGACATGGGCCGGTTCAGGTCGACCTGGACGACGGGCTCCTCGCCCAGGTCCACCTCGGGCAGGAACCGCGCCGGGTCGGTCTCCAGCCGCTCCAGCCACACACCGGACGGCGTGATCTTGGCGACCGCCTGGCGGTCGGCGGAGCAGGAGACGGCGATCGCGACCGGGCAGGACGCGCCGTGCCGCGGGAGCCGGATGACCCGGACGTCATGGCAGAAGTAGCGGCCGCCGAACTGCGCGCCGATGCCGAAATCGCGGGTCAGTTCCAGGACGGCCGCCTCCAGCTCCAGGTCGCGGAAGCCGTGCGCCAGCATCGTGCCGGAGGTGGGGAGGTTGTCCAGGTACTTCGCCGAAGCCAGCTTGGCGGTCTTCAGCGCGTGCTCGGCGCTGGTGCCGCCCACGACGACGGCGAGGTGGTAGGGCGGGCAGGCCGACGTACCGATCAATCGCAGTTTCTCGTCCAGGAACTGCATCATCCGCTGCGGGTTGAGCAGCGCCTTCGTCTCCTGGTAGAGGAACGACTTGTTGGCCGAGCCGCCGCCCTTCGCCATGAAGAGGAACTTGTAGGCGTCCGGG comes from the Actinoplanes sp. OR16 genome and includes:
- a CDS encoding fumarate hydratase; translated protein: MSRGAAFTYSPLLPTGEDLTEYRLVTDEGVDVVEGPGGRRFLTVEPSALTQLTAEAMHDIAHYLRPAHLAQLRAIIDDPKASPNDRFVAMDLLRNANIAAGGVLPMCQDTGTAIVMGKRGRHVLTDGADESAIALGVYQAYTRLNLRYSQLAPLTMWDERNTGTNLPAQIELYAEDPGGHPDAYKFLFMAKGGGSANKSFLYQETKALLNPQRMMQFLDEKLRLIGTSACPPYHLAVVVGGTSAEHALKTAKLASAKYLDNLPTSGTMLAHGFRDLELEAAVLELTRDFGIGAQFGGRYFCHDVRVIRLPRHGASCPVAIAVSCSADRQAVAKITPSGVWLERLETDPARFLPEVDLGEEPVVQVDLNRPMSEIRAELSKYPVKTRLSLTGSLVVARDIAHAKIAERLDAGEPMPQYMRDHAVYYAGPAKTPEGYASGSFGPTTAGRMDSYVEKFQAAGGSMVMLAKGNRSQQVTDACKSYGGFYLGSIGGPAARLAQDCIRHVEVLEFPELGMEAVWKIEVEDFPAFIVVDDKGNDFFAEVTKPVLSIGKR